tatatataataaatttataaatcgtggggtaaaaataactttattttaacggtgagaatatatttaactaataaaacaaaatcgagagatatttttaatcctctttcctaaattaatttaatattatctaGATAGCCCAAATAAAATCCATAAGAATTGGTGAAGTTGATGTTGAGATGAAAATCTTAAGGTCACCTATCTACATGACATAGAAGAGAGCAAAAACATGGTTTTACTTCTTACCTGCGAAATTGTTCATTTAATGGTCTCAAATTATTCGCATTATGTTGTTTATCATTGTCTCGCGTATTTCTTTCtactattaattatattactttaataGTTTCTTTATCCtttgagtttgattttttatttatatattttttgcacTTTGATTATCGAAGTAACTTATTATCACTATTGTTTAAAATGATTTGTCAGGTTTTCCTAGCATTTTATCATGACCGTCATCATTTCAGTTATTTCTACTTTCTTGAATAGAGAGTCTATCAGAAACAATCTCtctacttaattatttttctttatatatatatatatatatatatatgtaaatatattttgtaataataatttaaggcataatacataaatatgtctttCAACTTGGCTTCGaattacatttatgcccttcaactgtGGGTgcgcacaagtagacacttaaacttgtataaagttgaacaaatagacacacatgtcctacatgtcatcttacatgtcattttttgtcctacgtggtgtcttacgtgtattgtgtcatgtaggactcatgtgtttatttatttaaaagttggataattatagtgtctgtttgtgcattatgaaagttgaaggtcaaagttaaaatttgaagtcaagtttagggtccaatatatgtattatgcctaattTAATTACCCtctctaaaaaaatttagtggtaaattaattactatattataattatattctttcCGCTTCTTCTTACCTTAAATTAAATGTATTCCTAAAGAAAGTAGTAGgagaagtaaataaaataagaaattttaccTTAAGTTTCCAAAAAGGATTATAACGTTTCTAAACAAATTAGGAATATATATCGATCTCTATATAGTATATACTCTGTTTCTTCAAACAAACTCTCAAAATCGTTCTCTGTTTCTTTGAGAATTTATCGTGTTGCTGATAGAGTAAATAATCATATAGAAAGTAAAGAGATTTGTGCTATATGTCAAGTGGAATTTGAGCATGAAGAGTCCATTGTGACACTTGGGTGTGGACACGAATATCATACAGGTTGCATCAAACAATGATTGCTGAGGAAAAGATTGTACCATTTGTCGAGCTTCTGTTTTgtcatgatatgaaattttattgtattaatcTCAAGTTTTGATCACTACTTGTTTGTATATTGAACTTAGTAAGACGGTTAGTTGTTCTGAAGTTGTGAATGTAAATCACTATACGTATACAGACATCTTATAGTATATATGTTAGATGTGATCGATGCTTGAATTTCTTATAATGTTCATTAATTAGCTTATCTTTGGTTGATTGTCTTCGCTATGATGCCACTGATGAGTGAAAACTAGTCAACTGAAAGCATGTATTGTTATAAATTGGAATTTAGAAGCTTTAACATTCTCatattttgactaatttttcCTAATATGACTAGAAATCTTTACACATTTCTTTCAAATGGGAgaggaaaataatgagttttatAAGGTATAAAACAAGTTCAATCGTACACTCGCTTATGGGATCAATGATGGTGTAGCCAAGGTACAAACTCGTGGATTCTATGTGGTCAAAGTTAAAAATACAAATCATGAGCTTGAATCGTGACAAATATTATCAAGCCTAAGTGACAAATCCTTTAGGTTGTTGGGTCAAAGCAGACAACACATGTCATGTGCTTGGACCGTAACATCTTTATAGTACTATATAAGAATAATCTAGACAAATGTGACTAAAAACTGAGAAATTAACAAGTAAAACTTTTACTACTCATaaatttacaacaaaaataGCCTATCTCTGAAATTTCCTCTTTTTCATCTACAAGTCCTATTTTGTATACATATAAAAGTTGTTGAAGAATTTGCACTATATATGATGTAACTCATGATCTTCTTAAGTGGGAGAAatacactttatttattttctatgtcAATTAAATGTGTGACTaactatattcatcaaaattatttatcttcttcagagagtttcatataaataaattttcttattcataattttcattaaggagatttaatatttaaaaaatcaaacacatgaagaaagttttacatcaattgtatatacataaaaacaataatttaacaatatataaatagttaTTTCGCTCAAGAGTGATTCTTTAGTATAGAGGGTTCGTAAATATATTTGGTGTAATTAACCCAAAGATAATACTTATGTAAACCCTCTCTACGATCatgaaatctattttttttctttagcttttcataattacaaaaattaccaGTATTGACTATTGAGTGTATTTAAAAACTGAATTTATGATAATATGGGtgattttgaaataaatgtTGTTAAAATAGGACTAAGTATTTGTTTTTTGAAACTTAAGGACCCAAAACGACATATACTCTTCCTTTACGTTTCTCCCACAGCGGTATCAGAGAGAAGCTTGCAGGAGGATAAGAAGCGCAGAGAAGCAATGGAGTTCGTCCCTTCGGGGACATCCGATAAAATTGGAACGATACAGAGAAGATTAGCATGGCCCCTGCGCAAGGATGACACGCACAAATCGAGAAATGGTCCAAATTTTTTTGCTGGCGTCGGCGCTGGTGCTCCGGTCAGTCTGTATTTTTTTGCCGGCCGTCGGCGGCGCGTAAGCTATTTTGGAGTCTTTCAGTCAgttttattttctgtttcttCTGGATTCAATTAGTATATTATCAACATTTGATTTCCATGGCTCCTCTCGTAAAAAAAACCTAGTTCAATTAATGTATTGTGATTCTGTTTTACTTCCTTGGTTTAGACTTAATTTGCATCTGTAGTTTTATCAGTACATTGTGATTCTGTTTTACTTCCCCAATTAATTTGCATCTGAAGTTTGATCAGAATCCCCAAATTCATGTTTTTTGCTAATTAGGTTAAGCCGTTTGATTGACTTACTATTTTGTTGTAATTGTTGGTTACAATTACAGTAATTTCAGTTTAGATGGCTAATACAGCTTCTATCAGAACAAATAACTCAGCCTTCACTGCTATGATTGCTGATGAGGTGATTCACTATTTAACCTTTCACTAATAACCAATATGCTTTTATATCTATCTTTACAAATTGAATTTGTTACCTAAAATGCGTGGAGGTCAGAAGGTTAGTAAGAGTATTCTTGCACTTTGTTATATTGTCTTCTATGGTTATTATTTTCTGTTGTTTCATTTTGTTTGAATCTTGTTGTTTTGCTGTCATATTTCTTGCTACCATGCTTCGagtccttttcttttcttgtcgAGCCATGGGTCTATTGAAAACAACTTCTCTACACTACAAAGTTTTAAGGTCTACATCCTAACCTCCCCGGAactcacttgtgggattacaccgggtatgttgttgttgttgaatgGATTCGTTGATGTAAATGATGGTGTATGAAACTGATAGTGTTATGAGATTGAATATGTTCTTAAATCTAATTTCTGATTCTAACAAACTCCAAAGTGGAAATAAGTAGACATCAAGTATACTGGTTGTGTAATGGACCCTTATCGACAAGTCAATTCTTTTTATCTTATTCCAATTGCAGGGAAATTGGAATTTTAAATTCATGTTCTCTTTAGCTGATTAGCGTGCTTAGGAACTGGTTAATGTAGGATACAATCACAGGAATTTTTTACTAGCAGGAGTTGGTAATATTGATTCGATGAGGGAAACTAACTATCTTGTTGTCGATTCAAGTATGTTTTCAACTTATTATTGTGATTTAATAGCTGAAGAActtatgaatgaaagaaaatcGAGGTTGCTTGTTTTATCActctaatttttttagaaagaatgtaatgtatatatatatatttccgtTTCTTATGGTTTATATGTAATGGTGAAGCAGATTGAAGATGCTTTTAAAGAATTCATCTCAAGGGAGGACATTGGGCAATATTGTTAATCAGCCAATATGGCAGAATCCGTACAATCATTTCAACTGCTGGTTTTAACTTTGACATGGAGAATGTCGAATAAATTAGCATGTTAGTGCTTATTGGAGGTATGACGCCATAGCTTTGAATTTGTGAAACACTTTATATAGCAAAAGTGGttaaggattttttttaaaatagactaTCCATGGGTCCAAATTTGTGACGTTGTAGTGAGACTCAGGCCAAATACCATTAGCAGGATGGTCCTTTGGACAATGCCGAATCTGAGAAGTGTCAAGGTTAATACCGATGAGAGCTACATAGTTTATAATGATAAGGCAGGGAATGGGGGGATAGCCAGAGGTTGCAATGGGGATTTCGTTTTTGCTTTTGCTTTTCCTGTACAGTGCCAAAATCATTGAGGGGTAGCCAGAACATGTTCCCTCTCAGTGGTTTGATCTCCACTCGCAATTGGACAATATACTATTATTCATAAGAAACACTTGGTTCAACAAAAAAACATCGATTCTGATGAAATCATGTCTCCAATTTTACATCCATGTATCCTGTTTTGAGTTTCTTGATCGTTACATGCCATAAAATGTTAACAGTTCTTGTCCAGATGATGAACTTTTAGCCTAGAAGTTGCTACTTAAAGGTAGTGGCCACTTCGTCGACATAGATGTCATGTAGCTTCTCCACAAGAATATGTTGAGCCTTATCCTGAGAGCTTATGCAAAACACCATCAGATTTTTTTCTGTTGTATGGACTGCATATACTTGTAAAACTTATGATTATCTGATCACAGACTTTGATGATTGTAAGGATTGTTTTGATCCTAGTGGCAGAGAGAATACTCGTTGGACAGTGAAAAAGGATGCTGGTGTTGACGTCTCTATCGATGAAGTGATACCAGTAACGAGGGATGGAGCGATTAGAATAGGTGGTACGTGGCTACATTTGCTGTAAGAATGAGAAGAAGGAACATAACGGTTGTATCGACTTCAATGACTTATTGACAACATGTTAGATACCAACGACACATTTACACTTGTTGTTTTTTGATTTAGAGGGTGTCAAGGCTTGGTGTGCTGTTTTGGCTTGACCATTTCTTCTGTGTTGGTTGAGCAATTGGAGAAAGTGTATACACTACGTACTAATGGAGATTGCGTTGACTTGGTGTAAACACCCAGCAAGTAAGTTTTTTCCGCTTTCCTTTCGGCATTGTTGGAAACGCCATTGAGAATTCTTGGTGACACTACTATATgttccattatttttttaactaataatttaaatagcctctatttagaaaaaaataattaatgggAGATCAATTATGTTCTCTCTACTTCTCTTTACCTTAAATTAAATCCTATTCCAATAGAAAGTAggagaaattaataaaatagtagaaaactttttgtttccGCAAGTTtccaaaacagaaaaaaaaggttcctaaacaaaataggaaattaaatccttaaatggtaggagaaataaataaaataggaaacaACTAAGTTTCCATAAAAGAAAGTATGAATACCAAACTCTATATATACTCTGTTCTTCACCTTCATACTctgtttcttcaaaaaaaaaaaaaaatcatagttAGGGAATCTAGCTTAGAACAATGAGTAGCTCTCAATTTATGTTTGTGAATTCGCGTAGGATTGGAAGTAGAAGTAGGCGATCCCCCTATGATCGTTCTTCCAGAAGAAGACGATACGATCATCCCTTCGTTTTGGGATTACAAGCCACAATGACTTCACACAGTGATGAAATTACAATTATTAACGTCAGTAGTCGTGATTTAGTGGAAAGGGCATTAAGGCAGCAGCATGTACCAGGCTATATCAATGGCGGATCATCACCAAATTCTTCAGATGATTTTGATGATGAACTTCTGTTTGATGATCAAGAGAGTGAATTGTATGATGATCAAGAGGCTTCTACGAAGGAGAAAGAGGACGATGCTATATTATTGGGGTATTTTAGAACAAGAATTTTTCGTGCTGCTGATGGTGTAAACAATCCCACAGAAACTGAAGAAACTTGTGCCATATGTCAAGC
This portion of the Solanum pennellii chromosome 12, SPENNV200 genome encodes:
- the LOC107007397 gene encoding RING-H2 finger protein ATL47-like, whose protein sequence is MTSHSDEITIINVSSRDLVERALRQQHVPGYINGGSSPNSSDDFDDELLFDDQESELYDDQEASTKEKEDDAILLGYFRTRIFRAADGVNNPTETEETCAICQAEFEHEESIGTLGCGHEYHTGCIKQWLLRKKECPMCRASVLPLKHSI